In a single window of the Bacteroidales bacterium genome:
- a CDS encoding ORF6N domain-containing protein, whose product MEIQIIQNKIYEIRGQKVMLDFDLANLYEVETKNLNLAVKRNIERFPADFMFQLTKDEWESLRLQIATSNNNFLRLQNETLEKRGGRRYLPYAFTEQGLAMLSGILSSKKAITVNIAIMRAFVMIRQYYMNYKELKLQIEKLEKEMNRKFKDINEALHFLLEPPQPPRKRIGYKIPEKNK is encoded by the coding sequence ATGGAAATACAAATTATTCAAAACAAAATATATGAAATAAGAGGACAAAAAGTAATGTTAGATTTTGATTTAGCAAACCTCTATGAAGTAGAAACCAAAAACCTAAACCTTGCAGTAAAAAGAAATATAGAGCGGTTTCCTGCCGATTTTATGTTTCAACTAACAAAAGATGAATGGGAAAGTTTGAGGTTGCAAATTGCAACCTCAAACAATAATTTTTTGAGGTTGCAAAATGAAACCTTAGAAAAAAGAGGAGGCAGGCGTTATTTACCTTATGCTTTTACAGAGCAAGGACTGGCAATGCTAAGCGGTATATTAAGCTCTAAAAAGGCAATTACTGTGAATATTGCTATTATGAGAGCTTTTGTAATGATTAGGCAGTATTACATGAATTATAAAGAATTGAAACTGCAAATTGAAAAACTTGAAAAGGAAATGAACAGAAAATTTAAAGATATTAATGAAGCATTGCATTTTTTACTCGAACCTCCTCAACCACCAAGAAAACGGATAGGTTATAAAATACCGGAAAAAAATAAATAA
- a CDS encoding helix-turn-helix domain-containing protein: MIKENLTIEQRLDNIENLLIGSKEVLTFEEFCNYCGISKSFGYKLTARKEAPHYCRGGKMLYFSKAEIDNWLLQNPIKTTAQIEQQAATYVTLKNKGINKK; encoded by the coding sequence ATGATAAAAGAAAACTTAACTATCGAGCAACGCCTCGATAACATTGAGAATTTGCTTATAGGAAGCAAAGAAGTATTAACCTTTGAAGAATTTTGCAATTATTGTGGAATATCAAAGAGTTTCGGATACAAACTAACTGCAAGAAAAGAAGCTCCGCATTATTGCCGGGGTGGGAAAATGCTTTATTTCAGTAAAGCTGAAATAGATAATTGGCTTTTACAAAATCCAATTAAAACTACTGCACAAATTGAACAACAAGCAGCAACTTATGTAACGCTTAAAAATAAAGGAATTAATAAAAAATAA
- a CDS encoding helix-turn-helix domain-containing protein — protein sequence MITSITKKQLAQKMGVSQSTLQKYLNNIWFEKLKELNYVKRQRILTPKQLELIKNIWGEFETNNNN from the coding sequence ATGATAACAAGTATTACAAAAAAACAACTTGCTCAAAAAATGGGTGTTTCGCAATCTACATTGCAAAAGTATTTGAATAATATTTGGTTTGAAAAGCTAAAAGAACTGAATTATGTAAAACGCCAACGAATATTAACCCCGAAGCAACTTGAATTGATTAAAAATATTTGGGGCGAATTTGAAACAAACAATAATAATTAA
- a CDS encoding recombinase family protein, translating into MNQSEKNNVCLFVRVSTDKQDYQRQINELNEYCTQKGFNITKTIATQISGTKTDKNRPDIKELFEAAKQKQFNKVVVCEISRLGRVAKDIRNTIDFLHKLKIPIIFKNLGGLESISENGNESFVTNIIIAIYSELAQEEKRLLSERVKSGLQNALKNGKIIGRAKGSIKNKKKLLKEYSKLAEDLKKGFSLNQCVKLHNVSKNTVLKVKNMLKNE; encoded by the coding sequence ATGAACCAGTCAGAGAAAAATAATGTTTGTTTATTTGTTCGGGTTAGTACCGATAAACAAGATTATCAAAGACAAATCAACGAACTTAACGAATATTGTACACAAAAAGGTTTTAATATTACAAAAACCATTGCGACACAAATTTCAGGAACAAAAACCGACAAAAACCGCCCGGACATTAAAGAATTATTTGAAGCTGCCAAACAAAAACAATTTAATAAAGTTGTTGTTTGCGAAATATCACGACTTGGGCGGGTTGCAAAGGATATAAGAAACACGATTGATTTTTTGCATAAATTAAAAATTCCAATTATTTTTAAAAATCTCGGTGGACTTGAGAGCATTTCCGAAAACGGAAATGAAAGTTTCGTTACAAATATCATAATTGCTATATACAGCGAACTTGCACAGGAAGAAAAACGGTTATTATCCGAAAGGGTTAAATCGGGCTTGCAAAATGCTTTGAAAAATGGCAAAATAATAGGAAGGGCAAAGGGAAGTATTAAAAACAAAAAGAAACTATTAAAAGAATATTCCAAACTTGCAGAGGACTTAAAAAAGGGCTTTTCGCTTAACCAGTGTGTAAAACTGCATAATGTTTCAAAAAATACGGTTTTAAAAGTAAAGAATATGTTAAAAAATGAATAA
- a CDS encoding NYN domain-containing protein: MSDKQKIIFYIDGFNFYYGLKSQNWKKYYWIDIVKFCQSFIRPHQELIEVNYFSAIPTGNKGKQERQDLFFSVNKQNPLFKLHLGKYLSKKIHCKNFKYDEHCKNCDGFVYTFEEKETDVRLATQMIRDCVKKRCDISVLISADSDLIPPIEFIRENNTEFSKNHKIFVFFPPKRFSYNLHSLADFSLKLETVKKRFELAILPDEVVLKNKYVLKRPDKWK, translated from the coding sequence ATGAGTGATAAACAAAAAATAATCTTTTACATTGATGGATTTAATTTCTATTATGGTTTAAAAAGCCAAAATTGGAAAAAATATTATTGGATTGATATTGTTAAATTTTGTCAATCATTTATTAGACCACATCAAGAACTTATAGAAGTTAATTATTTTTCCGCAATTCCAACAGGAAATAAAGGTAAACAAGAACGACAAGATTTATTTTTTTCCGTTAATAAACAAAATCCTTTATTTAAACTCCATTTAGGCAAATATTTAAGCAAAAAAATACATTGCAAAAATTTTAAATATGACGAACATTGTAAAAATTGTGATGGTTTTGTTTACACTTTTGAAGAAAAGGAAACGGATGTTCGGCTTGCTACACAAATGATTCGGGATTGCGTTAAAAAAAGATGTGATATTTCTGTATTAATTTCTGCCGATAGCGATTTAATTCCCCCAATTGAATTTATTAGAGAAAACAACACAGAATTTTCTAAAAACCATAAAATATTTGTATTCTTTCCACCCAAAAGGTTTTCATACAATTTGCATAGTTTAGCCGATTTTAGTTTAAAACTTGAAACAGTCAAAAAAAGATTTGAACTTGCAATTTTACCTGATGAAGTTGTATTGAAAAATAAGTATGTTTTGAAAAGACCTGATAAATGGAAATAA
- a CDS encoding glycosyltransferase has product MKKAIVSVTNDLSTDQRVDKVCLFLTKLGFEVTLIGRRKKNSLQLEKRQYKTERMLLLFEKGPFFYAEYNIRLFFFLLRTKSDLLVSNDLDTLLANYFTKLIKRSDFVYDTHEYYTGTPELANRPFVRSIWKRIEKSIFPKLKYVFTVNQSIADLYKSEYGIELKVVRNIPSKSLKEKLNFNISQEKKKSEFGLPVNKKIILLQGAGINIQRGAEEAVLAMNYIDEAILLIIGDGDILHLLKKMVKENNLTKKVIFIDKLPYLKLLEYTILADIGLTLDKDTNINYRYSLPNKLFDYIYCEVPVLASSLIEIKNIIEKYNIGKIIETHEPQHIASKIKSMLNNNGNIKKWKENLKIAANELCWENEEKELLKVYSQYV; this is encoded by the coding sequence TTGAAAAAAGCAATAGTATCGGTAACAAATGATTTATCAACCGACCAGAGAGTTGATAAAGTTTGTTTATTTTTAACAAAACTTGGTTTTGAAGTTACTTTAATCGGCAGAAGAAAAAAAAATAGTTTGCAGCTTGAAAAGAGGCAATACAAAACCGAAAGAATGTTGTTGTTGTTTGAAAAAGGACCTTTCTTTTATGCCGAATATAATATTCGTCTTTTCTTTTTTTTATTAAGAACCAAATCCGATTTGCTTGTTTCAAACGATTTGGATACGTTGCTTGCAAACTATTTTACAAAATTAATTAAACGTTCCGATTTTGTTTACGACACTCACGAGTATTACACAGGCACACCCGAACTTGCAAACAGACCTTTTGTAAGAAGCATCTGGAAGAGGATTGAAAAAAGTATTTTCCCAAAATTAAAATATGTTTTTACCGTTAATCAGTCAATTGCCGATTTGTATAAATCGGAATACGGAATCGAGCTGAAGGTTGTGAGAAACATACCTTCCAAATCATTGAAAGAAAAATTGAATTTTAATATTTCTCAAGAGAAAAAGAAAAGCGAATTTGGATTACCAGTAAATAAAAAAATAATTTTACTTCAGGGAGCGGGAATAAATATCCAAAGAGGCGCTGAAGAAGCCGTACTTGCAATGAATTATATTGACGAAGCAATATTGTTGATTATCGGAGATGGGGATATTTTACATTTATTAAAAAAAATGGTTAAAGAAAATAATCTTACCAAAAAGGTTATTTTTATTGACAAACTTCCGTATTTAAAATTACTTGAATATACAATTCTTGCTGATATCGGGTTGACTTTGGATAAAGATACAAACATAAATTATAGATATAGTTTGCCAAACAAATTATTTGATTATATTTATTGCGAAGTACCTGTTCTTGCTTCATCTTTGATAGAAATAAAAAACATTATTGAAAAATATAATATTGGTAAAATTATTGAAACACACGAACCCCAACATATAGCATCAAAAATAAAGTCAATGCTCAATAATAATGGAAATATAAAAAAATGGAAAGAAAATCTCAAAATTGCTGCAAATGAACTTTGTTGGGAAAATGAAGAAAAAGAATTATTAAAAGTTTACAGTCAATATGTCTGA
- a CDS encoding glycosyltransferase family 1 protein: MSEKHLHIISFDIPYPPYYGGVIDIFYKIKYLSEEGIKIHLHCFEYGRGEKGKLEQYCETVNYYKRNTSIFKHLSFKPYIVNSRISEKLIQNLLKDNYPVLFEGLHTCGIISDTKFKNRFKIFRESNIEHHYYKQLCKSERNILKKIFFFIEALKLKSFESIVRYADLFLVVSKEDEKYFKEKYPANKVVYLPSFHQNNGVNSVTGFGNYVLYHGNLSVPENISGAEYIINIFKDSDVKLIIAGLNPPEFLKIKIANCKNIELFANPSEEEMNELIKNAHINFLITFQETGLKLKLLNVLFLGRHCLANFEMLAGTGLYDLCEIKNSEKEFREEITELMKKEFTKDKIEKRKQILNKNFSNSENIKLLISLIFNCRSY, from the coding sequence ATGTCTGAAAAACATCTACATATAATTTCTTTTGATATTCCTTACCCACCTTATTATGGAGGTGTAATTGATATTTTTTACAAAATAAAATATTTGTCTGAAGAAGGAATAAAAATTCATTTGCATTGTTTCGAATATGGAAGAGGTGAAAAAGGAAAGCTTGAACAATATTGCGAAACCGTTAATTATTACAAAAGAAATACATCAATTTTTAAACATTTAAGTTTTAAACCATACATTGTAAATTCAAGAATTTCGGAAAAGCTTATTCAAAATCTTTTGAAAGATAACTATCCGGTTTTATTTGAAGGATTGCATACATGCGGAATAATAAGCGATACAAAATTTAAAAACAGATTTAAAATTTTCAGGGAAAGTAACATCGAGCATCATTACTACAAGCAACTTTGTAAATCGGAAAGAAATATTTTAAAAAAAATATTCTTTTTTATTGAAGCATTGAAGTTGAAAAGTTTTGAATCAATTGTAAGATATGCCGATTTATTTCTTGTTGTTTCAAAAGAAGATGAAAAATATTTTAAAGAAAAATATCCGGCAAATAAAGTTGTTTATTTACCATCATTTCATCAGAATAATGGAGTTAACTCTGTTACAGGTTTTGGTAATTATGTTTTATATCATGGAAATCTCAGTGTACCGGAAAATATAAGTGGTGCAGAATACATAATCAATATTTTTAAAGATTCAGATGTAAAACTCATAATTGCGGGTTTAAATCCCCCCGAATTTTTAAAAATTAAAATTGCAAATTGCAAAAACATTGAATTGTTTGCAAATCCATCAGAGGAAGAAATGAATGAACTTATAAAAAATGCACATATAAATTTTCTTATTACATTTCAGGAAACCGGATTAAAATTAAAACTGCTGAATGTTTTATTTTTGGGAAGACATTGTCTTGCTAATTTTGAAATGCTTGCAGGTACAGGTTTATATGATTTGTGTGAAATTAAAAATTCCGAAAAAGAATTCAGAGAAGAAATCACGGAATTGATGAAAAAAGAATTCACAAAAGATAAAATCGAAAAAAGAAAGCAAATACTAAATAAAAACTTTTCAAATTCTGAAAATATAAAACTTCTTATTAGTTTAATTTTCAATTGCAGGAGCTACTGA
- a CDS encoding ATP-binding cassette domain-containing protein, protein MTEITMSLDVVIEFNKATISHKFNLILTDVTFKIKRGEFVYMIGKTGTGKTTLLRTLYADIDLYDGNSSIVGYDLKKIKRREIPFLRRKLGIVFQDFQLLMDRTVNDNIIFVMKATGWKDKNLIKARLEDVLTKVGLNTKGFKMPHELSGGEQQRVAIARALINDPEIILADEPTGNLDPETSGEIVNILFDINKTGRTVLMATHDYPLFTKFPARTLKCENGRIFETSVAPAIEN, encoded by the coding sequence ATGACAGAAATCACAATGTCTCTCGATGTTGTTATTGAATTTAACAAAGCAACAATATCACATAAATTTAATTTGATTTTAACTGATGTTACATTTAAAATCAAACGGGGTGAATTCGTTTACATGATAGGTAAAACAGGAACAGGAAAAACAACTTTGCTGCGAACTTTATATGCAGATATTGATTTATACGATGGCAATAGCAGTATTGTGGGTTATGACTTGAAAAAAATTAAAAGAAGAGAAATACCTTTTTTAAGAAGAAAACTTGGTATAGTTTTTCAGGACTTTCAGTTATTGATGGATAGAACAGTTAACGATAATATTATTTTTGTTATGAAAGCTACCGGATGGAAAGATAAAAATCTTATTAAAGCCCGATTGGAAGACGTGTTGACAAAAGTCGGATTAAATACCAAAGGATTTAAAATGCCACATGAACTTTCCGGCGGAGAACAGCAAAGAGTTGCCATTGCAAGAGCATTAATAAACGACCCTGAAATTATTCTTGCCGATGAACCTACAGGAAATCTTGACCCGGAAACTTCTGGAGAAATAGTAAATATTTTATTTGATATTAATAAAACCGGAAGAACCGTTTTAATGGCAACCCACGACTATCCTTTGTTTACAAAATTTCCCGCAAGAACTTTAAAATGCGAAAACGGAAGAATTTTTGAAACATCAGTAGCTCCTGCAATTGAAAATTAA
- a CDS encoding DUF5723 family protein, whose amino-acid sequence MRQIIIILIFIFLSIFHSKAQEMLGMVNSNYAGINGTLINPSSMVDSKLYLDISIVTANIFVQNNYIYLDKRNYYFPSFFSKNPNLKVQNNKVTLDYYNKRDKFLFANLRVNGPSAMVCIGRHAFGFYEGVRSAISINHVPYHIAKFIYDGLRYTPQQNINYNMDKLRMAGLLWGEIAFSYAYIFYSENMNFFSGGITVKKEMGIMGIYLNDYGCKYNVPNDTTLVMNNLKAQYGSTNAHAFNGSGFAFDIGFTYEKKPSESTMQFKKLCEQKYRDYIYKIGLSFLDIGAINFKNNATKYVINNGTTTFVNIQKISSKNSFDEDLLNGFGNQITKTNKFNLGMPKGVSVQFDYKYRKYWYLNSTLVQGLNFGNAFVRRPSQISFTPRYERRWFEVNLPLSLYDYIYPRWGFSVRLFNLTIGTDKFGGLLSFNDFTGLDLYFSLKINFAKGSCGKGEGWKNFKTKIQKFYKCRKFKRTLL is encoded by the coding sequence TTGAGGCAAATTATAATTATATTGATATTTATTTTTTTAAGTATTTTTCATTCTAAAGCTCAGGAAATGCTTGGGATGGTAAATAGCAACTATGCCGGTATTAATGGAACTCTTATTAATCCGAGTTCGATGGTTGATTCAAAGCTTTATCTTGATATTTCAATAGTTACAGCCAATATTTTTGTTCAAAACAATTATATTTATCTGGATAAAAGAAATTATTATTTTCCGAGCTTTTTCAGCAAAAATCCGAATTTGAAAGTTCAAAATAATAAAGTAACTCTTGATTATTATAACAAAAGAGATAAATTCCTGTTTGCAAATCTCCGCGTGAATGGTCCTTCTGCGATGGTTTGTATCGGCAGACATGCCTTTGGATTTTATGAAGGAGTGCGGTCAGCAATCAGTATTAATCATGTTCCTTACCATATTGCAAAATTTATTTATGATGGTTTGCGCTATACTCCTCAGCAAAATATTAATTATAATATGGATAAACTAAGAATGGCAGGATTGCTGTGGGGTGAAATTGCTTTTAGTTATGCGTATATTTTTTATTCAGAGAATATGAATTTTTTTTCCGGCGGAATTACTGTTAAAAAAGAAATGGGCATTATGGGTATTTATTTAAACGATTATGGCTGCAAATACAATGTTCCAAATGATACAACTTTAGTAATGAATAATCTTAAAGCACAATACGGCTCTACAAATGCACATGCTTTCAACGGCAGCGGCTTTGCTTTTGATATTGGCTTTACTTATGAAAAGAAACCGAGTGAATCAACCATGCAATTTAAAAAACTCTGCGAACAAAAATATAGAGATTATATTTATAAAATAGGATTGTCATTTCTTGATATCGGTGCAATTAATTTTAAAAATAATGCAACAAAATATGTCATTAATAATGGAACAACCACTTTTGTAAATATACAAAAAATTTCCAGCAAAAACAGTTTTGACGAAGATTTACTTAATGGATTCGGAAATCAAATTACAAAAACAAACAAATTCAATCTCGGTATGCCCAAAGGTGTTTCAGTTCAGTTTGATTATAAATACAGAAAATACTGGTACCTCAATAGCACTTTAGTTCAGGGTTTGAACTTCGGAAATGCTTTTGTACGGAGACCTTCGCAAATTTCATTTACTCCGAGATATGAAAGAAGATGGTTTGAAGTGAATTTACCTTTATCACTTTATGATTATATTTATCCGCGGTGGGGATTTTCAGTGAGATTATTTAACCTTACTATTGGAACCGATAAATTCGGCGGACTCCTCAGTTTTAATGATTTTACAGGACTTGATTTATATTTTTCATTAAAAATTAATTTTGCAAAAGGAAGTTGCGGAAAAGGTGAGGGTTGGAAAAACTTTAAAACAAAAATACAAAAATTTTATAAATGCAGAAAATTTAAAAGAACTCTTTTATGA
- a CDS encoding radical SAM protein, with product MIELLGSCKLCPHKCGIDRYKQTGFCNCSEKILINTYHLHRWEEPIISGNNGSGTIFFSGCNLQCVFCQNFKISHYRYGELYDIAELSNIMLELQNKKAHNINLVTPTHFSLQIKEAIITAKNKGLEIPVIWNSNGYEEVETLEMLDGLIDIYLPDFKYFDSELSLKYSGAADYPIKAKDAIKEMFRQVGNIKLKNNIALKGLLIRLLVLPENINGIENIMKWIFENIGNEVFISLMGQYYPTHKAKLFPEINRSITNKEYQFAIEQMEKYGFENGFMQEVGSSANYTPDFEES from the coding sequence ATGATTGAACTATTAGGCAGTTGCAAACTTTGTCCGCATAAATGTGGAATTGACAGGTACAAGCAAACCGGTTTTTGTAATTGTTCTGAAAAAATTCTTATAAATACTTATCATTTACATCGTTGGGAAGAGCCAATAATAAGTGGTAACAACGGCAGCGGAACAATATTTTTTTCGGGATGCAATTTGCAATGTGTATTTTGCCAGAATTTTAAAATAAGTCATTACAGATATGGTGAATTATATGATATTGCTGAATTAAGCAATATTATGCTTGAACTTCAGAATAAAAAAGCACACAATATAAATCTTGTTACACCCACTCATTTTTCTTTACAAATAAAAGAAGCAATAATTACCGCAAAAAATAAAGGACTTGAAATTCCTGTTATTTGGAACAGCAACGGTTATGAAGAAGTTGAAACTCTGGAAATGCTTGACGGGTTAATAGATATTTATCTTCCCGATTTTAAATATTTTGATTCCGAACTGTCGCTGAAATATTCCGGTGCAGCCGATTATCCAATAAAAGCTAAAGATGCAATAAAAGAAATGTTTCGGCAAGTGGGGAATATAAAACTGAAAAATAATATTGCTTTAAAAGGATTATTAATAAGATTGCTTGTATTGCCCGAAAATATTAATGGCATAGAAAATATAATGAAATGGATTTTTGAAAATATAGGAAACGAAGTTTTCATAAGCCTGATGGGGCAATATTATCCAACGCATAAAGCAAAATTATTTCCCGAAATAAACCGCTCAATAACAAATAAAGAATATCAATTTGCAATTGAACAAATGGAAAAATATGGATTTGAAAATGGTTTTATGCAGGAAGTAGGCTCAAGTGCAAATTATACGCCGGATTTCGAAGAAAGTTAA
- a CDS encoding (Fe-S)-binding protein, which yields MTVDIFVPCFIDQIYPQTAFNMVKILEKLGIEVNYNPEQTCCGQVAFNSGYWDETKKIGEKFIKEFANSKYIVAPSASCVGMVKNYYPELFHNTALHNEYKQIQKNIYEITDFIVNVLNVTDLGSEFYATVTYHDSCAALREYGIKMQPRTLLGKIKGLKLIEMEESETCCGFGGTFSVKNEPISTAMAQQKIENAIKTGAEYIVSTEASCLMHLESYIKKNKLPIRTIHVIDILASGL from the coding sequence ATGACAGTAGATATTTTTGTACCCTGCTTTATTGACCAGATTTATCCTCAGACCGCTTTCAACATGGTAAAGATTCTTGAGAAATTGGGCATTGAAGTTAATTATAATCCGGAGCAGACATGCTGCGGACAGGTTGCTTTTAACAGCGGATATTGGGATGAAACCAAAAAAATCGGAGAAAAATTTATTAAAGAATTTGCAAACAGCAAATATATTGTCGCTCCTTCGGCTTCATGCGTTGGAATGGTGAAAAATTATTATCCCGAATTATTTCATAACACTGCACTTCATAACGAATACAAGCAAATACAGAAAAATATTTACGAAATAACCGATTTTATTGTAAATGTTTTAAATGTTACCGATTTGGGTTCTGAATTTTATGCAACTGTTACATACCACGATTCCTGCGCTGCATTGCGCGAATACGGAATAAAAATGCAACCACGTACTTTGCTCGGGAAAATAAAGGGATTAAAATTAATTGAAATGGAAGAATCGGAAACCTGTTGCGGTTTTGGCGGAACTTTTTCGGTGAAAAATGAACCTATCTCCACGGCAATGGCTCAGCAAAAAATAGAAAATGCCATAAAAACAGGTGCGGAATATATTGTTTCCACCGAAGCCTCATGCCTAATGCACCTTGAAAGTTACATCAAAAAAAATAAACTGCCAATTAGAACTATTCACGTTATTGATATTTTAGCTTCGGGATTGTAA
- a CDS encoding YjjG family noncanonical pyrimidine nucleotidase, whose protein sequence is MKYKHLFFDLDRTIWDFESNSNENFNYIFEKYELKKKGIPSVKIFQEKYQTYNAMLWDFYKKGQIPKEVLKTKRFELTLLDFGIDNYLMAVDIGNDYVENLTNKTYVFPNTFEVLNYLHKKYELHIITNGFDEVQFKKIISSNLNKYFKNIITSEEAGVKKPDPKIFLTALEKANAKVEESLMIGDDMEVDIIGARTMGIDQVLFNPNEIKHNETITYEIKNLKELMVIL, encoded by the coding sequence ATGAAATATAAACATCTTTTTTTCGATTTAGACCGAACTATCTGGGATTTTGAAAGTAATTCGAATGAAAATTTCAATTATATTTTTGAAAAATATGAATTGAAAAAAAAGGGTATTCCTTCGGTTAAAATATTTCAGGAAAAATATCAAACATACAACGCGATGCTTTGGGATTTTTATAAAAAAGGGCAAATTCCTAAGGAAGTTCTTAAAACAAAAAGGTTTGAGCTAACACTTCTCGATTTTGGAATTGATAATTATTTAATGGCTGTTGATATTGGCAATGATTATGTGGAAAACCTCACGAATAAAACTTATGTTTTTCCAAATACTTTTGAAGTTTTGAATTATCTGCACAAAAAATATGAACTTCATATTATCACAAATGGTTTTGATGAAGTTCAGTTTAAAAAAATAATTTCGAGTAATCTTAATAAGTATTTTAAAAACATTATAACTTCTGAAGAAGCAGGTGTAAAAAAACCTGACCCGAAAATATTTTTAACTGCACTCGAAAAAGCAAATGCTAAAGTTGAAGAATCGCTTATGATTGGTGATGACATGGAGGTTGATATTATTGGAGCAAGAACAATGGGAATAGACCAGGTGCTTTTTAATCCCAATGAAATTAAACATAATGAAACAATAACTTACGAAATAAAAAACTTAAAAGAACTAATGGTTATTTTGTAG
- the nspC gene encoding carboxynorspermidine decarboxylase — protein MNIDLKQIPSPCYVIEERLLRKNLELINKVQKEAGVKIILALKGFAMFSTFGIVKQYLETCTASSFNEAKLCNEEMKSKAHLYSPVYLENEFDELLKLCSHITFNSLSQWEKFKSKVFLVPQKISCGLRINPEYSEVKTDLYNPCIAGSRLGIRAENLGNKLPGGIDGLHFHSLCENNSYTLENTLKSVEEKFGQLLKQVKWLNMGGGHLMTHKEYNVQHLIDLLKNFKNKYPNLEIILEPGGAVGWQTGYLVATVQDIIDSKGIKVAMLDVSFSAHTPDCLEMPYKPMIHGATDITEGKPTYRMGGITCLAGDYLGDYSFARPLKTGDKIIFDDMIHYTMVKTTTFNGVAHPSIGIWTDDSKFKLVRKFGYEDYKNRLS, from the coding sequence ATGAATATTGATTTAAAACAAATCCCTTCACCCTGCTACGTTATAGAAGAACGCCTGCTCAGAAAAAATCTTGAACTTATAAACAAAGTTCAGAAAGAAGCAGGTGTAAAAATAATTCTTGCACTGAAAGGTTTTGCAATGTTCAGCACTTTTGGAATTGTTAAACAATATCTCGAAACATGTACTGCAAGCTCGTTCAACGAAGCCAAGCTTTGCAACGAAGAAATGAAAAGCAAAGCTCATCTATACAGTCCTGTTTATCTTGAAAATGAATTTGATGAATTGCTAAAGCTTTGCTCACACATTACTTTTAATTCACTTTCGCAATGGGAAAAATTTAAAAGTAAAGTTTTTTTAGTACCACAAAAAATTTCATGCGGATTAAGAATAAATCCCGAATATTCCGAAGTTAAAACTGATTTATATAATCCATGTATTGCCGGCTCACGCCTCGGCATAAGAGCAGAAAATCTCGGAAATAAACTGCCCGGAGGAATTGATGGTTTGCATTTTCATTCTCTTTGTGAAAATAATTCATACACTCTTGAAAATACATTAAAATCAGTTGAAGAAAAATTCGGACAACTCTTAAAGCAGGTAAAATGGCTGAACATGGGCGGAGGACATTTAATGACTCATAAAGAATACAATGTTCAACATCTGATTGATTTATTGAAAAATTTTAAAAATAAATATCCTAATCTTGAAATTATTCTCGAGCCCGGAGGGGCTGTTGGATGGCAAACAGGATATCTGGTTGCAACAGTTCAGGATATTATTGACAGCAAAGGAATAAAAGTTGCAATGCTCGATGTTTCGTTTTCCGCACACACGCCCGACTGCTTAGAAATGCCATATAAACCAATGATTCACGGAGCTACTGATATCACCGAAGGAAAACCAACTTATCGAATGGGCGGAATAACATGCCTCGCCGGTGATTATTTGGGTGATTATTCTTTTGCTCGGCCATTAAAAACAGGTGATAAAATTATTTTCGATGATATGATTCATTACACAATGGTGAAGACAACAACATTCAACGGCGTTGCTCATCCTTCAATAGGAATATGGACTGACGACAGTAAATTCAAGCTTGTGAGGAAGTTCGGATACGAAGATTATAAAAATAGGTTGTCGTAA